A window of Mangifera indica cultivar Alphonso chromosome 13, CATAS_Mindica_2.1, whole genome shotgun sequence contains these coding sequences:
- the LOC123194820 gene encoding probable polygalacturonase, with amino-acid sequence MVETLGIGRFHFNHSRLDVRRWVPAFLSSHKTLFTVLWMAAFASLFLWQRNVVVGGFSFFRWGVSSRPIPTLRPVAFNLTDFGGVGDGVTVNTEAFERAISAISKLGKRGGAQLNVPPGKWLTAPFNLTSHMTLFLSEDAEILGIQNEKYWPLMPPLPSYGYGREHPGPRYGSLIHGQNLKDVVITGHNGTINGQGQAWWKKYRQKLLNNTRGPLVQIMWSSDILISNITLRDSPFWTLHPYDCKNVTIKNVTILAPIFEAPNTDGIDPDSCEDMVIENCYISVGDDAIAIKSGWDQYGIAYGRPSKNILIRNLTVRSMVSAGVSIGSEMSGGVSNVTVENLLVWSSRRAVRIKTAPGRGGYVQQITYRNLTFDDVRVGIVIKTDYNEHPDEGFDPKALPILRDISFTGVHGQGVRVPVRIHGSDLIPVRNITFRDMSVGITYKKKHIFQCAFVQGRVIGTIFPAPCENLDLYDEQGRLIKRSASQNLTDIDYDF; translated from the exons ATGGTGGAGACACTAGGCATAGGGCGCTTTCATTTCAATCACTCGCGCCTCGACGTCCGGCGCTGGGTCCCGGCATTCCTCTCGTCGCATAAGACTCTTTTCACCGTCCTATGGATGGCCGCTTTCGCTTCCCTCTTCCTTTGGCAGCGAAACGTCGTCGTTGGaggcttttctttttttagatgGGGAGTCTCTTCCAGGCCGATCCCAACTTTGAGACCTGTGGCCTTTAATTTAACGGACTTTGGTGGAGTCGGAGACGGCGTTACTGTTAATACTGAGGCTTTTGAGAGGGCGATTTCTGCTATTTCTAAGCTCGGTAAGAGAGGTGGCGCGCAGCTTAATGTGCCTCCTGGAAAATGGCTTACGGCGCCGTTTAATCTAACTAGTCACatgactctttttctttctgagGATGCTGAGATTCTTGGAATCCAG AATGAGAAGTATTGGCCACTGATGCCTCCATTGCCTTCTTATGGTTATGGGAGAGAACACCCTGGCCCGCGTTATGGGAGTTTAATCCATGGTCAAAACCTTAAGGATGTTGTCATAACAG GGCATAATGGTACAATCAATGGACAAGGACAAGCGTGGTGGAAAAAATATCGCCAAAAGCTTCTCAATAACACTAGGGGCCCACTTGTGCAAATAATGTGGTCAAGTGACATTTTGATATCTAATATAACCTTGCGTGATTCCCCATTTTGGACACTCCACCCATATGACTGCAAGAATGttacaataaaaaatgttacaaTCTTGGCTCCTATATTTGAAGCTCCAAACACGGATGGAATTGATCCTG ATTCATGCGAGGATATGGTGATTGAGAATTGTTATATAAGTGTGGGTGATGATGCAATTGCAATAAAGAGTGGGTGGGATCAGTATGGAATAGCTTATGGACGACCTTCTAAGAACATTCTCATCCGAAACCTCACTGTTCGATCAATGGTCAG TGCAGGTGTATCCATCGGCAGTGAGATGTCAGGTGGTGTATCAAATGTCACTGTGGAGAACCTCCTTGTCTGGAGTTCAAGGCGTGCAGTTCGGATCAAGACTGCCCCTGGAAGAGGTGGATATGTTCAACAGATAACCTACCGAAATCTGACATTTGACGACGTCCGAGTTGGGATTGTAATCAAGACAGACTACAATGAACACCCTGATGAAGGTTTTGACCCAAAGGCTCTTCCTATACTGAGGGATATAAGCTTCACTGGAGTCCATGGTCAAGGAGTGCGTGTGCCTGTACGTATCCATGGAAGTGATTTAATACCAGtgagaaatattacttttcgAGATATGTCAGTGGGAATAACATATAAGAAGAAGCATATATTCCAGTGTGCCTTCGTTCAAGGTCGTGTGATAGGGACCATCTTCCCTGCCCCATGCGAGAACCTTGATCTATATGATGAGCAAGGACGGCTCATTAAGCGCTCTGCCTCCCAAAACTTGACAGATATAGATTATGATTTTTGA
- the LOC123194821 gene encoding photosystem I chlorophyll a/b-binding protein 6, chloroplastic, which produces MALSISSTALSALPIRELSQKFSPLKLSTCSAARTRVNATKGVSSVCEPLPPDRPLWFPGSTAPEWLDGSIPGDYGFDPLGLGSDPESLKWFAQAELMHARWAMLAVAGILIPEWLESLELIENYSWYDAGAREYFADPTTLFVVQLALMGWVEGRRWADMLKPGCVDIEPNLPHKKKPKPDVGYPGGLWFDPLMWGRGSPEPVMVLRTKEIKHGRLAMLAFVGFCFQAIYTGEGPLENLAAHIADPGHRNIFSAFTAR; this is translated from the exons ATGGCACTATCCATTTCTTCCACTGCTCTGTCAGCCCTCCCAATAAG GGAATTGTCTCAAAAGTTTTCGCCACTGAAACTTTCAACATGCTCAGCAGCAAGAACTCGTGTAAATGCAACAAAAGGAGTTTCAAGTGTATGTGAGCCACTCCCTCCGGATAGACCTCTGTGGTTCCCTGGTAGTACGGCACCCGAGTGGCTTGATGGCAG CATTCCTGGAGATTACGGCTTCGATCCCCTTGGATTAG GCTCTGATCCAGAGTCGCTTAAATGGTTTGCACAAGCTGAGCTGATGCATGCCAGGTGGGCAATGCTGGCTGTGGCAGGAATTCTCATACCGGAATGGCTTGAAAGCCTAGAGTTAATTGAGAATTACTCGTGGTATGATGCTGGAGCCCGTGAATATTTTGCAGATCCCACAACTTTGTTTGTAGTGCAGTTGGCATTGATGGGTTGGGTTGAAGGCAGAAGATGGGCTGATATGCTCAAACCAGGGTGCGTCGACATTGAGCCAAATTTACCACACAAGAAGAAGCCAAAGCCAGATGTTGGTTACCCAGGAGGGTTGTGGTTTGATCCCTTGATGTGGGGAAGAGGGTCCCCGGAGCCTGTGATGGTTTTGAGAACCAAGGAAATTAAGCACGGGCGTCTTGCTATGCTAGCTTTTGTTGGCTTCTGCTTCCAAGCCATATATACAGGGGAAGGTCCCCTAGAAAACTTGGCAGCCCATATTGCAGATCCTGGTCACCGCAACATATTTTCG GCTTTCACAGCACGTTGA